GACGAAGCCTACGAATATTTCCGCCCCAGCCTCGACCACCTGCCCGACCCGCTGCGGATGCGCGACATGGACCGGGCCGTCGACCGGCTGCTGACGGCCCTGCACGAAGGCCAGAAAGTGCTGGTCTTCGGCGACTACGACGTGGATGGTACCACCTCCGTGGCCCTGGTTTTTTCTCACCTGCGCACCTTGTTCGGTCCTGAGCGGGTCGACTACTACATTCCGGACCGCTACAAGGAAGGCTACGGCATCTCCGACGCTGGCATTGATTACGCCGTCGACCACAACTTCAGCCTCATTATCGCCCTCGACTGCGGCGTTAAGGCCGTGGACCGCATTGATTACGCCAACGAACGGGGCATCGACTTCATCATTTGCGACCACCACTTGCCCGGCACCGAACTGCCCAAGGCAGTGGCCGTGCTCGATCCCAAGCGTGCCGATTGCGAATACCCATTTAAGGAACTCTCTGGCTGCGGGGTGGGCTTTAAGCTGATGCAGGCCCTGACTCAGCACTTGGGCCAGGACCAGACGCCGCTTTACGAGCTGCTCGACATGCTGGCTATCAGCATCGCCGCCGACATCGTGCCCATTACGGGTGAAAACCGCATTCTGGCCTACCATGGCCTGCGCCTGCTCAACGACCGGTACCGCGGGCAGCGCCCTGGCGTAGCGGCCCTGCGGGAGCTGGCTGGCCTGCGCGACGGGGAGCTGACCATCAGCAGCCTCGTGTTCGGCTTTGCGCCCCGCATCAACGCGGCCGGCCGCATGGGCGACGCCAAACGCTCGGTAGCTATGCTGCTGGCTGAAACCAAGGAGGAAGCCGTAGAGAAAACCGGCGTGGTCGACAAAACCAATATTGAGCGCCGCGGCTTCGATACCAGCATTACAAAGGAAGCGCTGAGCATGATTGAGGACGATTTGTCCTTGCGTAATGCTCATTCCACGGTGCTCT
Above is a genomic segment from Hymenobacter cellulosivorans containing:
- the recJ gene encoding single-stranded-DNA-specific exonuclease RecJ, yielding MEKRWIRKPAPEPTKVRHLADALRVNEAIIALLCQRGVCSYDEAYEYFRPSLDHLPDPLRMRDMDRAVDRLLTALHEGQKVLVFGDYDVDGTTSVALVFSHLRTLFGPERVDYYIPDRYKEGYGISDAGIDYAVDHNFSLIIALDCGVKAVDRIDYANERGIDFIICDHHLPGTELPKAVAVLDPKRADCEYPFKELSGCGVGFKLMQALTQHLGQDQTPLYELLDMLAISIAADIVPITGENRILAYHGLRLLNDRYRGQRPGVAALRELAGLRDGELTISSLVFGFAPRINAAGRMGDAKRSVAMLLAETKEEAVEKTGVVDKTNIERRGFDTSITKEALSMIEDDLSLRNAHSTVLYKEDWHKGVIGIVASRCLDKYYRPTIILTQSNGKATGSARSVVGFDVHQAISECADLLDQYGGHMYAAGLTLPVENVPKFRERFEQIVAGRILPEQMIPPVEIDGVLRLDEITDGFYKLLHQMEPFGPGNPNPVFESEYVYATPESARIVGNSHLKLTLTQDGRHTVDAIGFGLGEYHERITQGSPFNVCYTVEINEYRGQRTLQLRVKDIRWVE